GTGAATATTAGTCTCTTTATGTCAACAAAGTACAATATCGCTCCCAGCGATACGATTAATACAACCATCAGCGCTGCATTTGCGATTGCGCTTCCTTCATCCTCGCTTCGTCTCATGCTGCTTCCTTCTCCTGCTTTTCCTTCATCAGCTCCCTGAGCAGTTTCTCTTTCTGAACGCTAAGGCGAATATCCTCCTGCGTGTCAGCGTCCATGCTTTCCATCATCTGGATCACCGCTTCGATGGTTGGGGTTTTTGCCTTAACATGACATTCTGTTTCACCCGTCATGACATAATCAAAGTCCCATCCCTTCTCTTTGCATAGCCAGTACACTTCTTCTGTCGGCGTGGAATTCCTCTTCTTTCTCTGCGCAAACGTCGATTGCGTGAACCCCAGCATTTCCGCCAGTACGATCTCCCTCTTTTCTCCAGACACTTCCCTCAACCGCGAAACAACATCCACGAAATCACTTTTTGTCATTTTTAATCTTGACATTTTGTCATCTTCCTTTATAACCCGCATTAACACATCATCTTTGGGCGGTCGCCGTGGACGAACTTCTTCGCAACATACTTTCCGAACTCCGGGCTATCCGCTCGGCCCTCGATGCTCAGGCCGCACCAGTCCGGACCGAATACTACCGTCAGCTTGCGAGTAGCCCCCTGACGCCTGAATCCGTTCAGCGTCACAACTCGGCCGTTCTCAAGCGTCAGCGTCAGAAGGTGTCTCGTGCCTAAGATCGCTTTCATGAGGCGCTGCCGTCGGTGTGGCCAGTCTGTCTATGTTTTTGACGTTGACAAGAAAGGTGTCTGTTCAGCCTGCCGTCGTTTGCCTGTTGTTGCCTTTGCGGCTGGTCTCATTGCTCTCATTACTGGCTTTCGTATCCTCAGGCGTTCTTTTGCACCCTCTGCCCCTGTTTCTGAGGAGTCGCCGCCATGACGTCTCAATCTATGCCATCTGGCGAATTTCGCTGTAGCAAAAATCGTGGCCGCCCGAAATCGGCTGATCCGCTCATCTTCAAAACCGTTGGCCTGACTCAGGCGCAATGGGACTGGCTGTCCCTGTGGGCCTTCACCGGCAACCCGTCTCGCCTGCTCTCCGAACTCCTGGACCGTGCCATGAAGTTTTGGCCTGCCGGGCCGTTCCTGTTTGGACACCGGAGGAAATCGCAATGAACCTTGTCAACAAGTCCACATACCTCGCCGGTCGGCTAGCTCCCCACGAGCTAGACCGGCGTGCGTCTGTGGACCCTGTTGACAAGAATGTCTCACCGGCGCCGCCTGCCCTTTCCCCCCGCCTTTTTGCCGTTCGCCTTTTGGTCCGTCCGGGCGGTTTGACGCCTTCAGGCGTCACCCGTCCGGACGGATCGGTTTGGGGGGTCAGTCGGGGTTATAGTATCACCCCGACTAACTGCAACTTTTTGCAGTTTTGCTCCCTGCCGGTGGTGATGTCATGAAGGTCTATCGCCTCGGCTACAACCTTCGTCGTCGTTGGGAACTCTGTTACCTTGTGCATTGCTTCGAGTGCTACGCTGTCCTGCCACTTAACCCTGATCCCGACGAGTTTCTTGTTTGTCCTGATTGCGGCACCAAGTACGATCTCCTTGACGTTCGCCTGTCTTCCTCTTCGGACTCTCCTGCTCCTTCTCGCCGCACAATCGTCACTCTTGGCCCTGACGGTCGTCTCCATCGTCGTCAGATTTCGCCTGTTGCTGCCGCTCAAGGGGAGTTACCGTTTTGATTGACACTATCAAGCTGGCATATCCTCTGGATAACCGCCTTCTGGCGCTCTTGGACGGTTGCGCCGAGCGCCTGCAAAAGCTCTCCCCTGACGGCGAAATCCTTTGGGAGAAATCCATCGTCCGTGGCGATGTCATGCCGTCCCACTATTCCGGCCTTCGGATCAGTATACGCCGTGTCAATGAACTTTATAGCTTTTTGAACGAAGATCAATCACGGAATATCGGTGATCTCGCCTTCTTCGAATTCAGCCTGCAAAAATGGCAAAGCCCCAGCGCCTACAACAACCGCAATACCACCATTGCCACCGACATGCTCGCACTTCACGAGTGGATACTGACACTCTCCCGTGCACTTGAGTACGAATTTGACCCCGAAGGATTTCGGCTTTACCGTGTAGACCTCTCGCAAAACTTCCTGCTTAAGCACGGTAAACCTGCCGACTACATACGCTGTCTCGAAATCACGTTCAGTCGTCACCCTACCGCCGATAACCGCCTTGAACGCACTGGCTATGCAGTATACCAGCGCTCCTCCTGGCTTGGCAAAAAACTGTACTACAAAGGCCAGGAATTTCTAGACGTAGAGCGGAAAAAGCACAAAACCATCTACACCGACCGTTATTGCGCAAACGAACTCACTGAATCCGAAACCTACACCCCCGACCAGCTACAGCCCCTTACGCCCACTGAAATTAACGAACTCATGTCCATGGTCCGCTTTGAGGTTGAATTCAAGCGTGACTACTTCCAGAGGTACAAAATGGCAACCATACACATGATCCCGAAACTGGTTGAACGCTTTAACCAGGAAAAAAACAAGTACATCAATATCCCCCTGATCGCCCGTGGTGAAGTGCAAGGCGAATTCGCGCTCTCCCCGTCTGAGTACTTCATCATCGAGCTGGTCCGTGTTCACGGTCTCAAACGTGCCAAGGAAGTTTACCTCCTCAAGAAGTCTGAGCGCTCCTGGTACCACCATCAGCGTCAGCTTGCTGGCCGTGGCATCCACCTGTCTGCCCTTGACAACTCCAAGTATCGCTATTCCGAAGAAGAACGCTTTATCAACCCTGAACAAAAAGACTATCAGCTCGAACTTGCCCCGTTTCAGGAAGACTACCTTCAAATGGCAGCCTAGGCATGCCTAAACCCAACAAAGGAGACACACCATGAGCACACCCGTACCGATCATCCCCAGCGAGCAAAAACCCGTAGTTGCCGACTCCATCACCATCACCGGCATCTTTGCCAGCTCCTCCATCAGTAAAACCAGTGGTCATCAGACGGTCCTGGTGCTGTCTGGCGGCAAACCCACGAAGGTCCGTAGCTTTTACGCTGACCCCTCGCTTTCCCGTCTTGTTTCGGGATCCTTCGTCAAGGTCGTTGCGCATGAAATCGAATACGTAATGTCCGACTTCAACGGCCTTTCGTATGGATCCCGTCGTTTTGATATTCAACCTGTGCAGTCGAATACAACCGCCGTCCCTCAGGGTGGCCCCGCCCTGGAGAAGAAGGCGGCTTAAAGGAGAACGCCTATGTTCCCTCTTTTTGCACTACTCGCTTCCGTCTTCGTCTTGTTCCCCGGCGTTGCTCGTGCTGAATGGACCCCGCTGATCCAGGCCGCCGACTTCACCGGCATCCGTACCGACGTCCTTGCCACTGCTGGTGGAATCATCTCCGTGATCCTCATCATCTGCGGCTTGGGCATCCTCATACGCTCGCTTGGGCGCTGATCCGTCCCAATGACCGGCCGGCATTGGTGGATATAACTCAAAGAAAGGAGAAGTACCGATGTTTCAAAAAGCAATCGACAAACTGAAGTTTGCATTCCTGATGGTCTGCCTGTCCGTGTTCTCGCTGTTCATGACCGTCTCCCCGTCCGTCGCCGCACTGGACGCCGACGTTGAAGCCATGTTTACCGCTGTTGACATGGCTGACCTGAAAACCAAGGTCGCGGCCCTGCTCATGGCCACGCTTCTGATCCCGCTGCTGTTTGTGGGTGCGCGACTGGTCAAGCGTGGTATCCGTTCCGCTGGTTCCTAATTTTTCACCGACCGGGAGGGGCACTCCAGCCCCTCCCATTTTCAAGGGTCTGTCATGTTTGACTATTCGAACCTCTTTACAACCGCACACTCCGGCGTGTCCGGCATGTCCTTTGACATCGGCATCGCCTTTACCGGCCTGATCGTCATACTGCTGGTTGTCCAGGGGTTGGAAATACTCATTGACGTACTGCTTAACCGCAAGTCCGAACGCGATGAATATGAACAGTGGAAGGCTAACAAGGAGAAGTACGCTCGCTTTCGTGCCACCTATGAATCTGAAACCAACTCTCATGGCCCTTCGGCTCCGAAGCGTCCATATACATCAAACTATCTCTAGGAGGTTGTCATGCCTGAATTCGGCGGTAATTTCGGTGGTGATCGTTACACCTGCGGTGAATGTGGTGATCCTGCCCCGTGGGGCAATGGTCTGTGCTCTCGCTGCCGTAGCGCCATTGAGAAGGTCTATGAAGACTATTACGGCGTCTATGACGATGAGGATGCGGAGGACTGACTATGTCTCTCGATCTTCCCGTTCCTCGCTGTTCTGAGTGCTTTACTGTTCTTCCTTCTTTTTCTTCGGACTGCCCGGTTTGTCGTGGCGAAGAGGCTCGTGACCTTTGCTATACCTCTTCCTGCCCTCCGTCTTGTTCCTCCTGTCCGGGTTTTTTTGAAGAATTCGACTGTGACTATGACGACACGGAGGACCTATGATTCGACTTGTTTACGGCACACCAGGAAGCGGCATGTCTTACGTGCACAACAAATTTTTCCCTCTTGTTGATGACCCTTCTGAGTCGATTCTGCTGTCTCTTTCTTGCGCGTGCTGCGGTGAGGATGTTTACCAGGACAACCTTTGTCGTGACTGCTTTGAATCGCTTCGTGAAAGGGACTGATCATGCAGCTTGATCTTCAATGGATGGGCTATGGTGCTGGATTGGTAATGATCGGCTGGTTTGCTGGTATGGTTGTATCAGTTGCCTCCAGGGCAATCAGCCATTTCAGGGGCTAAGTCATGCTGCGCCTTCGACTTGTCCTAATATCCTTTCTGCTGCTTTCTCAGCTTTCCTATGCTGCTGAGATTTGCGTTTGGCCCGTTCATCCCGGTTCATACCTTGAAAATTCCGGCAATTTCTACCTTGTCCAGTCTGCACCATCAGTTTTTTCGTCGTTTCCGTTTTCTGGTTCTGCCGATGGCCTTTACAGTGAGCTTTCTTCCATTCAGATACTTCCTGACTCCGTAATCTTCTCTTGTTTTTTGCCCTTTTTATCTCAGGTTGGCTCTTTAACTGGTGACAGGCTCCTCTATAGCGCTTCTATCGTTCCTGTTCCTCCTGGTCAGTACCCTGTGGTTTTGCCTCTTCCTTACATGGACTTTGCAAACTCTCTTCCAGATCCTGGCCCGCCTCCTCCGTCTGGTGATACGTCGTTGGCTGCGGTCATGGATAAGCTCAACTCCATAGAGATGAGGATTGCACAAATGGACCCGACAATAATCACTCAGACCGTCTCGTTCCTTGTCGGCGCTTTCGTAGGGATCGCTTTTGTTATCGCATCTAGTTTGAGGTACTGACCATGATTCAGTTACCACCTGGATTCAATGCTGCTCAGCTGTTGTCTGATTTCTTCGCCTTTGCAACTCCGTTTCTTTCTATATCCATGCTCTTCGGTGTTGCTGCAATAATCCGTAAATCCATCAATCAGGCGGGCCGTTGATATGCAACTTGATATTGTTTCAATAAGATTCAGGTTTCTAGTTTTGGGATTCTTACTTCTTTTTTTTCTTATTGGATTCGTTAGATGGTTGTTTAAAACAATAGGTTACTATTATGCAGCGTAAATTTTTGAGACTACCAGCTTTTGTTCTTTGCGCTTTCTTGGCCTTTTCCCCTCCTTCTCATGCGCTTGCTCCTCTTGCTGTCATCCCTTCTTGGTACTTCGTTACCTCTGCTGTTCTTCACGTTGCTGCCGCTGCTGCTGGCCTCTACTACGCTATGCTGCCTGATCGCCCCGCAACTTCCTCCTCTGACGGCTCGGTATCCCGTCCTTCTAGCGTCGCCTGGATCGATCTATCCACGGGCAAGGCCGACCTTAATGAGGTTTCTGTTACTGCTCAAATTTCGCATGACAACCTAAAGGGGGTCATTACTGCGAATCCTACCAAGTATCCTAACCTGAAGAACGCTCTCGAATATGCGGTCCCCCCTGTCGATGACACAACGAAGCTCGGCGACGTTATCCGTTATAATGGACAAAATT
The window above is part of the Trichlorobacter ammonificans genome. Proteins encoded here:
- a CDS encoding helix-turn-helix domain-containing protein; amino-acid sequence: MSRLKMTKSDFVDVVSRLREVSGEKREIVLAEMLGFTQSTFAQRKKRNSTPTEEVYWLCKEKGWDFDYVMTGETECHVKAKTPTIEAVIQMMESMDADTQEDIRLSVQKEKLLRELMKEKQEKEAA